The Luteimonas galliterrae genomic interval TGGAAGAGGCCGTCGAGATCGCATCCAAATTCCCGTGGGCCAGCACCGGTTGCGTGGAAGTCCGCGCGGTGAAGGACCTGGATGTGGTCAGGCGCGCCGTCGGCGCCTGATCGCCGCAGAACCGCCCCATTCGATGGGACCGGGCCGTCTGCGACGGTTCGGCGCCCGCAAACATCCATTCGGACTGCTGCCGCTATCGTTGCGGCGATCGCGGGGAATGGAATGCGGGAATTCATCGCTGGATGGCTTTTGTTGGCCGCAGCCGCGGCGCAAGCGCAGGACCATGCGCGCGAAAGCTGGGTCGTCGCCGTCGACCTGTGGGGCAACCCGGTCTACCAGACGCTCGAACTCGCGCAGGACCGCGGCGCACTGACCGGCACGCTGGACGGCGACGCGTTGCGCGGCATGCGCGACGGCAACCGGATCCGTTTCACCGTTACCGATGCCAACCGGGCGAGCGCCACCTATATCGGCAACATCGAAGACGATGCGTTAACCGGCACGGTCGACATGCCGGACACCAACGATCCGAAAGCGCGCGCCAGCCACGCCTTCCGCGCGCAACGCATACCGGCGCGTCCGCCGGGCCCGCCGCGGCGTCACGTCTACGCGCCGGATTCGTATTCCAACGAATTCTCCCCGCACCGCAAGCCGGTGCTGACGATCTGGCCCAAGGACAGCGTGCATACCACCACGCTCGATTCGGGCGGCGTCGACGAGAAAGGCATTACCAAGGCCTTGTTCGGCAATCCGCAGACCGGACCGTTCTTCGTGGCCGGCGCGCAGCCCGGCGACACGCTGGCGATCAGGATCGATCGCTTGCGCCTGAACCGCGGCTACGCCGACAGTCTGGACGGCATCGTCGGGCGCGCGCTCGGCCCGGGGCTCGCCGCCAAGGCCGGCGATCTGGGCAAGCCTGTGCGCTGGACGCTGGATCGCACGCGCGGCGTCGCCTATCCCGCCGGTGCCGCCGGCAAGCTCAAGCAATTCAGCGTACCGCTGCGACCCATGCTCGGCGGATTGGCTGTGGCGCCGGGTTTCGGCTCGGCGCCGATATCCACCGGCGACACCGGCCGCTTCGGCGGCAACATGGACTTCAACGAAGTGATCGAGGGCAATACCGTCTATCTGCCGGTCATGCAGCCCGGCGCGTTGCTGTACCTGGGCGATGCGCATGCGGCGCAGGGCGACGGCGAGACCTCGCAATACGGCTTGGAAACGTCGATGGACGTCGAGTTCACCGTCGACCTGCTGCGCGGCAAGTCGATCGCGATGCCGCGCGTGGAATCGCCGACGCAATGGATGGTGCTGGGCCAGGCCGGCTCGCTGGACGATGCGCTGCGCGCCGCGACCGGCGGCATGGTGCAATGGCTGCAGCAGGATTACGGCCTGACGCTGTCCGAATGCGCGCAGATCCTCGGCAGCGCCGTGCAATACCAGGTCGCCAACCTGGCCGGACGCAGCGTGGGCGTCGTGGCGAAGCTGGACAAGCAGCGTCTGGCCGGACTCGCCAGGATGCCGGCGAAATAGCGCGTTACCGGTAACCCGAATCCGCGTCCTGGCCCGTGCGCAGCGCGGAGTCCGACGGGAATTGCGCGCGGCTGGGCAGCGACGACAGCGCCACCGTGTTCGCCGACTTCGGACCCGACTGGTCCATCGCCGCCGCTGCGCCGCGCTGCGCGGCCTTGTGCGGAATGCGCCACAGCTCGTCGGGATCGTAGTACGAAGGACCGCGCGTCCAGCGCGCATGCCCGGACTTGGCCGCCTCGGGTATCGCCAGGCGATGATCGCCGCGGGTCTGGTACAGCGGCGTCCACAGGCCTGCGTTCGCATCGGCGGACAGACAGACGAAGTAATGCTGCGCGGCGGCAGCGTCGCGCGGCTCGACGGTATGGCTGGCGCCGAACTTCAGCAGGACTTCGGGATACATATGGAGCACCAGCCCGGGGGCATGGGTGTGCGACATGGTTCGGGGACTCGGGGAAGGAGCGACTTGAAGATCGCGGGCGCCGGCACTGGACGGCTGGCGGCGTAGGCGTGCTGCCGCCATGGTAGTCCTTCCGCGCCTGGCGCATGTGACGCCGGCCGCACAGCCGCCTGAATAGAGGACCCTGACACCTTGTCCCGGCGTTACGCCTCGGAACCGACCACGACCGTGCCGCCCCAGCCGTCCGGCATCTTGATCGCCACGGCGCGGCCGGTGGCCTGCTGGCGTTCCGACGCGCGCATGTACGCGGCCATGATGGCCTTGGCCTTGGTGGCGAAAGTTTCGGATGCGGTGCTGTCGTCGGCGACGCGCCAGCCGATTCCCGAAGATTCGATGACGATCAAATGGCGTTCCATCGCGACCCCCTTGCGTGACGGGCATTGCAAGCGGAATCAAGATGCCGTCACAGTTGCCTGGATGGCATAGGCTAAAGACGTGGGCGGCTGTAGGAGAACTCCTACAGGCGGGCAGGCCGCGGCGGCTGTCGACAGGCGCGTTCACCCCTCTTTAGCCAGTCGTCGGACTAGCCGTAAGTGGGTGATCGGTCCTGCATCGGCGGGTGTAACGTTCCCGTGCCGGCTATCGTGGCCGATGCTGTCCGAATCCGGCGAGCGCCCCCGCTCCCCGTCCTTTGTAGTGCCCTCACCTACCGGAGGAAACCGTCATGACTTCCGCACCGAAATTCGCGGGCGCCGCGCTCGGCGCCGCACTGCTGCTGTCCGCGCCGCCCGCACCGGCCGATGGCGGCGGCGGTGGCGGAAACGTGCAGCCCAACAGCGCCCCCAGCATGAGCGCGCGCAGCTACGACCCGACCGCCGAATACAAGAAAGGCCTCGAGGCCCTGCAGGCGCAAAACTACAAGGACGCCGACCGCGCCTTCGGACGCGTGCTGCAATCGCTGCCGCGCGACCCCAACACCAATTACATGGCCGGTCTGGCGCGTGCCGGCCTGGGCGAATTGAAGCAAGCCAGCCGCCTCTTCGAAAAAGCGATCAAGTACGACGACAACCTGATCCCGGCGCACCAGGAACTGGGCATCGCCTGGGCCAAGCTGGAAAAGCCCGACAAGGCCAAGGCCGTACTCGACGATCTCAAACAGCGCGCGGCGGCCTGCGCCGACGCCTGCCCGCAGGCCGCGGACCTGAAAGCCGCCATCCCCGCGGTCGAAGCCGCGCTCGGCGGCCCGCCCACGTCGCAATTGCCCGCAGCGCAGGATGTGCTGGCCGCCGGCGACGAACGCGGCGATCGCGCCTACCTGCAAGCGGTGTCGCTGATCAACGAGAAGAAGTACGAAAGCGCGATCGCCGCGCTGAACGATTCGGCGCGCACCTTCGGCCCGCATCCGGACATCCTCACCTACCTGGGTTACGCCAACCGCAAGCTCGGCCGTTACGCCGTCGCCGAAGACTATTACCGGCAGGCGCTCGCCGCCGCGCCGGATCACCTGGGCGCCACCGAATATTACGGCGAATTGATGGTGGAACGCGGCGACCTGGCAGGCGCGAAACGCATGCTCGCCAAGCTGGAGAACGTCTGCAGCTTCGGCTGCGCGCAGGCGGACGAACTGCGCCGATGGATCGCGGCGGCGAAACCCGACGCTTCCTGACCGGCGCGTTGCTGGCCGCCGCGTGCGCATCCGCGCTAGCGGCGGCGGCGACGCAGGCGCCGCTGCGCGCCGCGCGCTGGCTGCCGCCCGAGCGCCGGCTGCCTGCGCTCGCGCAGGCGCCGAGCGAATGCCTGGCGCCGAACGACGATCCGCAAACCGCGCGCCGCATCGCGATCGGCCGCGCCGCTTTCCGCACGCCTCTGCTGCTCGGCGGACAAGCCGCGCGCGCCGGCCTGTCCTGCGACAGTTGCCATCGCAACGGGCGCGGCAATCCCGATTTCAGTTTCGCCGGCTTGTCGGGCGCACCCGGCACGGCGGACGTGACTTCGTCGCTGATGAGTTCGCACCGCGGCGACGGCGTCGACAATCCGACCGCCATCCCGGACTTGGCCGGCCCCGCGCAAACACTCAAAGTCCCGAAAGCACGCGAGGGACGCGCGCTGGAAACCTTCGTGCGCGGCCTGATCGTCCAGGAATTCGATGGGCCCGAACCCGCCGCCCTGACTCTGGACGGCATCGCCGAATACGTGCGCGCAGTGTCGTCGCAGGCATGTCCGCCGGCGCAGTCGCAACCGATCGCACTGGCGACCTACCTGTCGGACGCGCGCGCCGCTGCGCAAGCCGCGCAATACGCGCTCGACGCGCGCGATCCCGCCACCGCGCACCTGATGCTGTCGGCCGCGCGAACGGCGTTAGGCATGATCGACGAACGCTATGCGGCGCCGGAGTTCGCGCGCGAACGGCGGTTCCTGCGCGACGCGGACCTGGAACTGGCCGCCCTGCAACATGCCGTCGGTGCCGGCCGGCCCGATGCGGCCTCGCGCATCGCGGCGTGGCTGGCGCGCATGCCGCGCTGGGGCGATCCGTTGCGCGATCGGGAACCGGAATCGCTGTTCGACCGGACGCGACTAGCGGCGGCGCTCGGCGGAGCGTCCGCTGCGCGCTCGCCCGGCGAATAACGACTGCAGGCGCAACGCGTCGCCGATCGCATGACCCAATGCGGTGTTGTCGAAGATGATCCAAGGTTCGGTTCCGGACATCGATTCCGCAGCGACGTCCGCGGCCAGCGCGCGCAGCGCCGCGTCCTCGTAAGCGCTGTAGTACATGCGCGGCGAACCATGCCAGCGCCAGTAGCGCCACGTTCCCGTCCCGGCTGCGACTGCGGCTTCATCGCACAGCGCAGGATCGGCTCCGACGCGCGCGATGCGGTAACGCCGCCAGAGCGCTTGCGCCGCATCGGAAAACCAGCTGCGGTGGCGGGGCTCGCAGGCGATTCGCGCGGAAGACCGCCGCCTTAGCATCCCGAAAAAATTCGCCGCGATCCGGGCATCGAACGCCAGGCTCGGCGGCAACTGCACCAGTACGCCGCCGAGCTTGTCCCCCAGGCCGCCGATTTCCTCCACGAAGCGATCCAACGCGGCGCCAGTCCGCTCCAGCCGCAGGTCATGGGTGATCGTCCTGGGCGCTTTGACCGAAAACCGGAAATGCGCCGGCACCGATCGCGCCCAGCGTTCGTAAGTCTTGCGCTGGTGCGGCCGGTAGAAGGATGAATTCACTTCCACCGCGTCGAACCGGGTCGCATAGCAGGCCAGCACGCTGTCGCCGGCGCCGAACAAGGGCCGATGCCGGGCTGGAATGGACCAGCCGGCGCAACCGATGCGCGGCATCGTTTTCATCCCGGCATATTCGGTATCGCCAGCATGGCCGCATGACAGCAGACGGGGTTCGCTGGCGGCGTGAACGGGCCCGATCCCCAGGATCGGCGAGGGCCGGTCGCCGCCGGCGATTTTTCGCAGAAGCTTGTCGATTCCGGCAGGCGCGGTTCGTCGCCCTTACAAAGCCCGACATTCGGCGACGAGCGCCGAGGGGCCCACCGGAGAACCGACATGCTCACCACCACTTTGGCCATCCGCGCCGTGCTGGCGCTATTGCTATCCGCCGCTTCCTTCACCGCCTTGCTGCGCGATCCCGCGGCAGCGGTTCCCGCACCGGCTTCCGCGCAGGAAAGGAGCGACATCGCGCCGCCCCCGGCCTACCGCACCGCCGTCGAGGCCGGCACGGCCTACGCCGTGATCGATGCGCCGGTTTCGGCCGGCCGCATCTGCCGCTGAACGCAGCCGTGCGCAGGCGGGCCGCTTCGATGACGATGACGCGGCAGATAAGGCAGCGCAGGCTGCGTGTCAGCAAGCCTCTTCGGCGATGCGCAGCCGGCGCGCATCGCGCACCGCCCAGGCGTAGATGAGCAATCCGCCGATGGCGGTGGCGGCGCCGACGTAGCCGGTCGATGTCCAACCGTAACCCGCGGTGATCGCCATGCCGCCGAGCCATGGACCCAGCGCGTTGGCGGCATTGAATGCGGAATGGTTGGATGCGGCCGCCAAGGTCTGCGCGCCGCCGGCGACATCCATCAGATGCGCCTGCAGCACCGGCGCCAATGCGCCCATGGTGCCGACCGCGACCACCGCCGGCAGAATCGTCCACATCGAATGCGCGGCGAACGGGAACGCCGCCAGCAGCAACGCCGACCACACCAGCACGATCGCGGCCGCCCGGAACTGGAACCGGTCGAACAACCAGCCGCCGGCGAGATTGCCGATGATGCCGCCCACGCCGAACGCCACCAGCCCGAACGGCGTCCACGACTCCGGTACGCCGGTCACGTGGATCATCGTCGGCGCCAGATAGCTGAACACGCAGAACATGCCGGCGAAGCCGATCGCGCCGATGCCCATCGCCAGCCATACCGGGGTGCGGTTGAAGTCGCGCAGTTCGCGGATCGGATCCTGCCGCGGCTCGTTCGGATCGGGCGGCAGCGTGCGCGCGACGAGCACCACGGTCAGCATCGCGATCATCGCCACCAGCACGAACGCGTAACGCCACTCGAACGTCTGGCCGAGCCAGGTCGCCAAGGGATTGCCGATCAGCAGCGCGATCGCCAATCCCAACAGCACCCGGCTGACGGCCACACCGCGTTGTTCCGGCGGGCTGATCGACGCGGCCACCAATGCGGCCACGCCGAAGTACGCGCCGTGCGGCAGGCCGGCGATGAAGCGGAACAGCAGCATGGCGTGGTAATTCGGCGATAGCGCGCTGGCGATATTGCCCAGCGCATAGAACGCCATCAACGCCAGCAACAACGGCCGCCGCCGCATGCGCGCACCGAGGATCGCCAGCAGCGGCGCGCCGATCACCACGCCCAGCGCATAGGCGCTGATCACGTGGCCGACCTGCGGCTCGCTGACCGCCAGCCCGCGCGCGATGTCGGGCATCAGCCCCATCACCACGAATTCGCTGGTGCCGATGGCGAAACCGCCCATCGCCAATGCGAACAGGATCAGCTGCACGCCGCGCCGGGTGAGGGGTGATGCCGATGCGGTGCCGGTGGCCGCCATGAAGTGTCCATAGAAAGGGGTGACGGTTATTATTGTGCATTGCAGCATCCATTAAAACCGCTATTCGCACACCACTGTGTCGCGTAGCCCGGGTAAGGCCGAAGGCCGCACCCGGGAATCGCGGCGCGACCTGGTCCCCCGGGTGCGCTGCGCTTACCCGGGCTACGAGCGGGCTACGAGCTTGTTCCGGTACGCTCGTTGTCGTCCACACATGAGAATTGACGATGACACGCAACCTGTCATGCCGTTTGTTGGCGGCGGCGATCGCACTTGCCGGCGCCGCCCACGCCGCCGAGCCGGTCGCCACCGTGCGCGTAGCCTTCGATCGCGACGGCATCACCGCGACCCGCGCCTCCGGCCTGGCCGACGTTGCGGCAAAGCGCGAAGTCGATGCCGACGACCCCGTGCGCGTCGCATCGATCTCCAAGCTGGTCACCGCGATCGGCGTGATGCGATTGGTCGAAGCCGGCAAGCTCGACCTCGACGCGGATGTCTCCAAACTTCTGGGCTGGACCTTGCGCCACCCGAACTATCCGGACACGCCGATCACGCTGCGGCTGCTGATGTCGCACCGCTCCAGCCTCACCGATGCGGCCGGCTATTACGCGATACCTCTCGACGGCCAGTTGCAGGACACCTTGAAGGACCCGCGCGCCTGGGACGGCGAGCACGCGCCCGGCAGCTACTTCCGCTACGCCAATCTCAACTTCCCGCTGGTCGCTTCGATCATGGAGAAAGCCACCGGCGAGCGTTTCGACCAGCTGATGGACGGCCTGGTGCTGAAGCCGCTGGATCTGAAGGCCTGCTTCAACTGGGCCATGTGCGATGAGGCCACTGCCGCGCGCGCCGTGGTGCTGTACGACGCCGGCGGCAAACCGGTCCGCGACGATCACCAGGGCCGCAACCCGGGATGCCCGGTCAACAAAGCCACCGATGGCAGCTGCGACCTGTCGCGCTGGCGCGCCGGCGCCAACGGCTCGCTGTTTTCGCCGCAGGGCGGCTTGCGCATTTCCGCGAATGGTTTGGCGAAGATCGGGCGCTTGCTGCTCGGCGACGGCAGCGTCGATGGCGTGCGCCTGCTCACGCCGGCATCGGTACGCACACTGACCCAGCCTGTGTGGACGTATGCGCCCGGCAACGGCATGACGTCGGAAGAAGACCTCGGCGGCGAACCGCCGCGGGGCTTTTTCTGCCGCTACGGCCTGGC includes:
- a CDS encoding acetamidase/formamidase family protein, whose product is MAAAAAQAQDHARESWVVAVDLWGNPVYQTLELAQDRGALTGTLDGDALRGMRDGNRIRFTVTDANRASATYIGNIEDDALTGTVDMPDTNDPKARASHAFRAQRIPARPPGPPRRHVYAPDSYSNEFSPHRKPVLTIWPKDSVHTTTLDSGGVDEKGITKALFGNPQTGPFFVAGAQPGDTLAIRIDRLRLNRGYADSLDGIVGRALGPGLAAKAGDLGKPVRWTLDRTRGVAYPAGAAGKLKQFSVPLRPMLGGLAVAPGFGSAPISTGDTGRFGGNMDFNEVIEGNTVYLPVMQPGALLYLGDAHAAQGDGETSQYGLETSMDVEFTVDLLRGKSIAMPRVESPTQWMVLGQAGSLDDALRAATGGMVQWLQQDYGLTLSECAQILGSAVQYQVANLAGRSVGVVAKLDKQRLAGLARMPAK
- a CDS encoding DUF2188 domain-containing protein, with the protein product MERHLIVIESSGIGWRVADDSTASETFATKAKAIMAAYMRASERQQATGRAVAIKMPDGWGGTVVVGSEA
- a CDS encoding tetratricopeptide repeat protein translates to MTSAPKFAGAALGAALLLSAPPAPADGGGGGGNVQPNSAPSMSARSYDPTAEYKKGLEALQAQNYKDADRAFGRVLQSLPRDPNTNYMAGLARAGLGELKQASRLFEKAIKYDDNLIPAHQELGIAWAKLEKPDKAKAVLDDLKQRAAACADACPQAADLKAAIPAVEAALGGPPTSQLPAAQDVLAAGDERGDRAYLQAVSLINEKKYESAIAALNDSARTFGPHPDILTYLGYANRKLGRYAVAEDYYRQALAAAPDHLGATEYYGELMVERGDLAGAKRMLAKLENVCSFGCAQADELRRWIAAAKPDAS
- a CDS encoding DUF72 domain-containing protein, which produces MKTMPRIGCAGWSIPARHRPLFGAGDSVLACYATRFDAVEVNSSFYRPHQRKTYERWARSVPAHFRFSVKAPRTITHDLRLERTGAALDRFVEEIGGLGDKLGGVLVQLPPSLAFDARIAANFFGMLRRRSSARIACEPRHRSWFSDAAQALWRRYRIARVGADPALCDEAAVAAGTGTWRYWRWHGSPRMYYSAYEDAALRALAADVAAESMSGTEPWIIFDNTALGHAIGDALRLQSLFAGRARSGRSAERRR
- a CDS encoding MFS transporter gives rise to the protein MAATGTASASPLTRRGVQLILFALAMGGFAIGTSEFVVMGLMPDIARGLAVSEPQVGHVISAYALGVVIGAPLLAILGARMRRRPLLLALMAFYALGNIASALSPNYHAMLLFRFIAGLPHGAYFGVAALVAASISPPEQRGVAVSRVLLGLAIALLIGNPLATWLGQTFEWRYAFVLVAMIAMLTVVLVARTLPPDPNEPRQDPIRELRDFNRTPVWLAMGIGAIGFAGMFCVFSYLAPTMIHVTGVPESWTPFGLVAFGVGGIIGNLAGGWLFDRFQFRAAAIVLVWSALLLAAFPFAAHSMWTILPAVVAVGTMGALAPVLQAHLMDVAGGAQTLAAASNHSAFNAANALGPWLGGMAITAGYGWTSTGYVGAATAIGGLLIYAWAVRDARRLRIAEEAC
- a CDS encoding serine hydrolase domain-containing protein; translated protein: MTRNLSCRLLAAAIALAGAAHAAEPVATVRVAFDRDGITATRASGLADVAAKREVDADDPVRVASISKLVTAIGVMRLVEAGKLDLDADVSKLLGWTLRHPNYPDTPITLRLLMSHRSSLTDAAGYYAIPLDGQLQDTLKDPRAWDGEHAPGSYFRYANLNFPLVASIMEKATGERFDQLMDGLVLKPLDLKACFNWAMCDEATAARAVVLYDAGGKPVRDDHQGRNPGCPVNKATDGSCDLSRWRAGANGSLFSPQGGLRISANGLAKIGRLLLGDGSVDGVRLLTPASVRTLTQPVWTYAPGNGMTSEEDLGGEPPRGFFCRYGLAVQTLATKGKECHDDPFGDGVARVGHSGSAYGLVSGLWIDRKSGTGVAYFATGLPEARTGEKSAFSAVEESLASGNAR